One Agelaius phoeniceus isolate bAgePho1 chromosome 8, bAgePho1.hap1, whole genome shotgun sequence genomic region harbors:
- the PIGC gene encoding phosphatidylinositol N-acetylglucosaminyltransferase subunit C translates to MEPVPGRRWQKVLYERQPFPDNYVDQRFLEELRKNVHARQYRYQAVVFQSGAVVQQLCSVCVFVLTWWYMDAGLLSPQGLFGAALVSSLLGYVLFDAVDGGAGRWASGRTRWADLKSTLVFAAFTYGFSPVLKTLTESISTDTIYAMSALMLLGHLIFFDYGANAAIVSSTLSLNMAIFASVCLASRLPRSLHAFVMVTFAMQMFALWPMLQKKLKARTPRCYVAVTVLFALAALAALATVSSVGAVLFASLLLAISCLCPYCLIRLQLLKDNIHGPWDEAEIKEDLSRFLM, encoded by the coding sequence ATGGAGCCGGTGCCCGGGCGGCGGTGGCAGAAGGTGCTGTACGAGCGCCAGCCTTTCCCCGATAACTACGTGGACCAGCGGTTCCTGGAGGAGCTGCGGAAGAACGTGCACGCCCGGCAGTACCGGTACCAGGCCGTGGTCTTCCAGTCGGGAGCGGTggtgcagcagctgtgcagcgTCTGCGTCTTCGTGCTGACCTGGTGGTACATGGACGCCGGGCTGCTGAGCCCGCAGGGCCTTTTCGGAGCGGCGCTGGTCTCCTCCCTGCTCGGCTACGTCCTGTTCGACGCCGTGgacggcggggccgggcgctggGCGAGCGGGCGGACGCGCTGGGCTGACCTCAAGAGCACGCTGGTGTTCGCCGCCTTCACCTACGGCTTCTCGCCGGTGCTGAAGACGCTGACGGAGTCCATCAGCACGGACACCATCTACGCCATGTCGGCCCTCATGCTCCTGGGGCACCTCATCTTCTTCGACTACGGCGCCAACGCCGCCATCGTGTCCAGCACGCTGTCCCTCAACATGGCCATCTTCGCCTCGGTGTGCCTGGCCTCGCGCCTGCCGCGCTCCCTGCACGCCTTCGTCATGGTGACCTTCGCCATGCAGATGTTCGCCCTGTGGCCCATGCTGCAGAAGAAGCTGAAGGCGCGGACGCCGCGCTGCTACGTGGCCGTCACGGTGCTTTTTGCGctggcggcgctggcggcgctGGCCACCGTGTCCAGCGTGGGCGCCGTGCTCTTCGCCTCCCTGCTGCTCGCCAtctcctgcctctgcccctACTGCCTCATCCGCCTCCAGCTGCTCAAGGACAACATCCACGGGCCGTGGGACGAGGCTGAGATCAAGGAGGACCTCTCCAGGTTCCTCATGTAG